One segment of Carya illinoinensis cultivar Pawnee chromosome 1, C.illinoinensisPawnee_v1, whole genome shotgun sequence DNA contains the following:
- the LOC122318683 gene encoding glyoxysomal fatty acid beta-oxidation multifunctional protein MFP-a-like, whose protein sequence is MGSGSKGRTVMEVGADGVALITLINPPVNSLSLDVLFSLKDCYEEALRRDDVKAIVVTGAKGKFSGGFDITAFEGVRNGSMASETKPGYVSIEIISDTVEAARKPSVAAIDGLALGGGLEVAMACHARVSTPTAQLGLPELQLGLIPGFGGTQRLPRLVGLAKALEMMLMSKPVKGEEAHTLGLVDAIVSRDELVNIARQWALDIFHRRRPWVASLYKTDKIEPLGEAREILKFARAQARKQAPNLKHPLVCIDAIEEGIVSGPRAGLWKEAEAFQALPHSDTSKSLVHIFFAQRGTSKVPGITNIGLVPRRVNKVAILGGGLMGSGIATALILSNYPVILKEVNDKFLQAGIGRVRANLQSQVKKGKMSQEKFEKTISLLKGVLDYESFKDVDMVIEAVIENVSLKQQIFADLEKYCPPHCILASNTSTIDLNLIGEKTRSQDRIVGAHFFSPAHVMPLLEIVRTKQTSPQVIVDLLDVGKKIKKTPVVVGNCTGFAVNRMFFPYSQAAILLVERGTDPYQIDRAITKFGMPMGPFRLVDLVGFGVAIATGMQYVEHFPERTYKSMLIPLMQEDKRAGQSTRKGFYIYDEKRKASPDPELYKYIEKSRSISGVTIDPKLVKLPAKDIVEMIFLPVVNEACRVLAEGIAVKAADLDIAAVMGMGFPPYRGGIMFWADSLGSKYIYSRLEEWSKMYGEFFKPCAYLAERAAKGAPLSAPAEQAKSRL, encoded by the exons ATGGGTAGCGGCTCAAAGGGAAGAACGGTCATGGAGGTGGGAGCCGATGGAGTGGCTCTCATAACCCTAATCAATCCTCCTGTTAATTCCCTCTCCCTTGATG tgttGTTCAGCTTAAAGGATTGTTATGAGGAGGCCTTAAGAAGAGATGATGTGAAGGCCATCGTTGTTACCG GCGCAAAGGGCAAGTTTTCTGGTGGCTTTGATATTACAGCTTTTGAAGGAGTTCGAAATGGATCGA TGGCGAGTGAAACAAAACCTGGCTATGTATCTATAGAGATTATTTCCGACACGGTAGAAG CTGCAAGGAAGCCTTCGGTTGCTGCCATCGATGGCCTTGCTTTAGGTGGAGGATTAGAGGTTGCAATG GCATGCCATGCTAGAGTATCAACTCCCACTGCTCAATTAGGGTTGCCTGAACTTCAGCTTGGATTAATTCCTGGATTTGGAG GAACACAACGGCTTCCACGTCTTGTTGGTCTCGCAAAAGCACTTGAAATGATGCTG ATGTCAAAGCCCGTCAAAGGAGAGGAGGCTCATACTTTGGGCCTTGTGGATGCAATTGTTTCACGGGATGAGTTGGTAAATATTGCACGTCAGTGGGCTTTGGATATCTTTCACCGTAGAAGACCATGGGTTGCTAGTCTTTACAAGACCGACAAGATAGAGCCCCTTGGAGAAGCAAGGGAAATTTTGAAGTTTGCAAGAGCTCAGGCCCGGAAGCAGGCTCCCAATCTCAAACACCCACTGGTTTGCATTGATGCCATTGAAGAGGGTATAGTTTCTGGTCCTCGGGCTGGACTCTGGAAG GAGGCTGAAGCTTTTCAAGCACTTCCACATTCTGACACTTCCAAGAGTTTGGTGCATATCTTCTTTGCTCAACGTGGAACGTCAAAG GTACCGGGGATTACTAATATTGGTTTAGTGCCAAGACGAGTTAATAAGGTCGCTATTCTTGGTGGAGGACTAATGGGCTCTGGAATAGCAACAGCATTGATTCTGAGTAATTATCCAGTCATCCTTAAAGAAGTAAACGACAAGTTCTTGCAGGCTGGGATTGGTAGAGTGAGAG CCAATTTGCAAAGCCAAGTGAAGAAAGGGAAAATGTCTCAAGAGAAGTTTGAGAAAACCATCTCTCTTCTCAAAGGTGTCCTTGACTACGAAAGCTTTAAAGATGTGGACATGGTGATTGAG GCTGTAATTGAGAATGTTTCTTTAAAGCAACAAATTTTTGCTGATCTTGAGAAGTATTGCCCACCACATTGCATACTTGCCAGTAACACCTCCACAATTGACTTGAACCTGATTGGAGAAAAGACAAGATCCCAAGATCGGATTGTGGGAGCTCATTTCTTTAG TCCGGCTCATGTCATGCCACTTCTAGAAATTGTTCGTACTAAGCAGACATCTCCCCAAGTAATTGTTGACTTGCTAGATGTtggtaaaaaaattaagaagacTCCAGTGGTGGTTGGAAACTGCACAGGCTTTGCTGTCAACAGGATGTTCTTCCCTTATTCACAAGCTGCTATTTTGCTTGTTGAGCGTGGTACAGATCCCTATCAGATCGATAGGGCAATTACCAAGTTTGGAATGCCAATGGGACCTTTCAG ATTAGTTGACCTGGTTGGATTTGGTGTTGCAATTGCAACTGGCATGCAATATGTCGAGCATTTTCCTGAGAGAACTTATAAATCAATGCTTATACCACTTATGCAGGAGGATAAGAGAGCAG GTCAGTCTACTCGCAAAGGgttctatatatatgatgagaAACGCAAAGCTAGCCCAGATCctgaattatataaatatattgagaaGTCAAGGAGCATTTCTGGCGTAACCATTGACCCTAAg CTGGTGAAGTTACCAGCAAAGGACATTGTGGAGATGATATTCTTACCAGTGGTAAATGAGGCCTGCCGAGTCCTTGCCGAGGGTATTGCAGTCAAAGCAGCGGATCTTGACATCGCTGCTGTCATGGGCATGGGTTTCCCACCTTACAG GGGGGGTATTATGTTCTGGGCTGATTCTCTTGGATCCAAATACATCTATTCAAGATTGGAGGAATGGTCAAAGATGTATGGAGAATTCTTCAAGCCTTGTGCCTATTTGGCTGAAAGAGCTGCCAAGGGGGCTCCTCTG AGTGCTCCGGCGGAGCAAGCAAAATCTCGGCTGTAG